The Oceanidesulfovibrio indonesiensis DNA segment ACCCGCGTTTGCGGGGTGTTAGTTAAATCGCGGCGTGCGGCCCTTGCCGGTGTCTCTCTGCAAGTCCACCCCCGGCGCGTTTCGAGGGCCGCTTTGTTCGCTCCGGTGCGCCGCGCACCAGCTCGGAGGGCCGGGGGTCCAGGTTCCTGCGGGAAGGAACTATTTTGGTCATTCGACTTCAAGATTTTCAAAGACCTCACGAAAGATGTTTTCGAGAAGGAAAATCATGACGTCTTTTTCCGTATGGAGACCCAACTCGATGAGGTCTAGTTTGCTTCCATAAGCCTCTGAAAAGAAGTAATCGTCTCCATTTTCACAGACACAGAAAACGATATTGGTGAAAGCTGCGACTACGGCTTTCAAAGGTGTCTTCTCGTACACAAGAAGGTGTCCACACCTACGGTTGATTATGCCGACCTCAACAATTCTGGATGCCTTCGATACGGGTATGCAGCGCTCAACAAGCCGGGCGACTGCGGCTATACGAAGGGCGTCAAGAGCAGAGAAGCGCCGCCACCCCTCACCTTCTCGTTGCTCTTCCGCGTCAAGATGGATTTGCCCACGGTCGAGCCAGTTCCGAACAGTTTTCGGCTTGACTCCGGCGGCAAGGGCGGCCTCAGTGAAAGTAAAGCGGGGCTCAAGAAGTGGATTCATATTCTTTTCTCCTCAGGTGAGGTCTTTATATAAAAATTCCTCAGCAGAGTCAATGCAAAAAGACTCCACTGAGGAAAATTTATTACTCAATATGTTTAGGCAGTTAAGAGGATGCTCGAAGAAAAGTCATACGTCACCGGCTCCGGCTCCCGTGCTGCGAGGCCGCAGGCCATGATTAAGGAAATGATGCCGTCTACCCGTCGGTAGTCGCTGGGCTTGATGACCTTTCGGTTGCCGGCCGGGTCCGTCTGGATCGTTGCGTTTGCTGCGCACCAGGTCAGAACCGGGTTGTCCGGATGTCGTATCTT contains these protein-coding regions:
- a CDS encoding MerR family transcriptional regulator; protein product: MNPLLEPRFTFTEAALAAGVKPKTVRNWLDRGQIHLDAEEQREGEGWRRFSALDALRIAAVARLVERCIPVSKASRIVEVGIINRRCGHLLVYEKTPLKAVVAAFTNIVFCVCENGDDYFFSEAYGSKLDLIELGLHTEKDVMIFLLENIFREVFENLEVE